The DNA region CCGTCCCGTTGTCACTCCTAATTaagattctaatttttttttcaaagtttagcAAATTactttttatgattttaattgttgttttttatttaatcatGCTAgacgtatattaaaattagtcatcaaaattaattaatattaatgtaGAATacacattattaaaatataaaatatatattaaaaataaattaaattttatatattatttatacataaataataattaattttgttgacTAATTTTAATACGATAGTGTATTAATTAGCATGTAATTATATTGTAAAATGTTTTAATGACATTAATAGTCAGTGATTTGTTGAGGGTAGAATATGtaagtaataataatataatgttgTACCATTTTAAAAATGACACATGTTAACTCGTACATTTGTGACTCATTAATAATTGCATTTGCAGTTCCATCTTCAGTGTGAGATTACCAACCTAATGGAATTATATTATCAAAAAGATCTTTCAATAAAAAAAGGGATGTGATCTATATATACAACTTTTCTTTCTCTAATACATTATTTTGCGTGGGTCACCAAAAATGAGTCTCAGTATGTATGGAACTACTGCTTTTACTTTTGCTTTTGGATGCATAAAGATGGAGAAGAACAAAGAAGCATCTCATTTCATCATTAATAAGGAGAGTGTTGAGGAATGACCAGATTCTCGGTACTATCTAGAAACTCATCCTGACTCTTACATTATTCATATCACAAAAAGATCACTTGTTCCTTCACGGTTAAAAATAATGATTTGATAAATGAGACAACCAAATTCTTACTAATTCAAAATGGGACAACTAAATCTTTAAATCAATGGTAggtatgataattattagtgcaTTGAAGGTACCTAGAGAAAAGGTAATGACAACCAGAAAAAGCAATGACAGGAAGAGCGAGCAATATGGAGAGGTCCGTTATTATACTGAAATCTTGAGAAGTAATTTAGGTTTCATTATTGTAATGAATGTAATTGTGTTACGGACCCGGCCTCTCAACCAGGCTCGACAAAAATCTGGCCCTTGGGCCCAATTCGTCCCCCTTGGCCCAATTACCCAAGACCTCTCGATCCGTCGCAAATCATTCCATCAATCATATTCTGATACGAAATCTGATACGAAATCGTATCTTCTTATATAAGCATGATTTTGGAATCAAAGTAATCCATATAAGGGGAGCTTCGGACTCTCCCAGGTATGGCACaccaaaaaatcctaaatcttaatttTGGGAGATTCCCTCTAATTTGAGCGTTTGAGTGTTCCGCCGCTTGCACGAAATCTGGAAAACTGCTTGACGACCTTGTCAAGTTGCAGATCCCATCATTCAAAGTCAGTCCTGAACAAATTGTATACCTAATAAATAAAGATATCCTAACTCTATGGTTTGCTAGATAAGAGAACCAGAATCGAACAAATCGAAAATGAGAGAGTTCGGGAAGGAGACAATGTGCAGAGGAAGAATAGAAACTGAGATGAAAAATGTTCTCACTTGGGATAATACATTCGAATAATTTTGTCGTTAACAAAAATACTTTGGAATTTAGAAACGTGACAAAAATACTCCACCGTGATCATAGATTTGCTCTACTTTTTGTCGCATTTTTGACACGTTCTAAAATaatttgaagatatttttatgATAACGAAATTCGAGAGCACTTTTGTCAGCATCAAGATAATTTGAGTACATTTATATATCATATCAAAAGACAGAAAACTACCATCTTTTATCAACATTCTTGGTTGTTGATTTTGTCTTGATATATTATCAAGAATCATATCACTAGTTCTATACATCTCCTTCACTTTATGCATCACTCCACTAATCACATGTAGCCACTTTTGTGAAGCAAACAACTTCTGCAGCAAGAAAGCAAGGTCTCTATGCAAAGGCAGTGTCTCAAGATCTCTTTGGCAATCTCCGGCGAAGCGAGAACTATGGCCGATGAAGTGATGTATGCTACCAAAGCTTGATAGTTCCTGTGGTCCTGGTGGAAGACTATTTGAGGCTGCAAGTTTTTATCTATGATTTTTACTGATCTTATTACATAACTGCACACAATTTGGTTGCAATTTATTAAACAAGCAGGTCTCACAAGGAGAACCACATAACAAGAACATACTATGTAAGATACTATATAAGCAACACAACCTAAATTATTGTAGTATTTATTACAGAAAGGTGGTTCTGAAACCTTACAACAACAAAATCCCTGCATATTATAGATACAGCTTTGTTGTTCTGCATACTATATATTTCTGATAGACTAATACAATGGTCTTGAGGGCACTTTGCTGTTATTGTTTTCCTTTTGTCTATTGTTAGCAGGAGAACATGGATTCACTCTTACATAACAAACAAGAAGCCACCCTCCCCAAAATCAAGAATATAACCCTAAACCATGTTTCAAGCTTCAACTCTAAGCCGACTTATTCGGTAATTATCTCAGGACAGAAATACAGAGAAACACATGGAAAACGAACTTATTCGGAGAAATAGGCAAAATCTCTCTATCTCAAGACAATTTATCACACAGACAgaattcttctatcttttcttgtcCTTGTATCCTGTTTTCATATGTTCTATATCCTGAGACACCTACCAAAGAGTAAATGCATGCTAAAATCTAAATACAGTAATCATAAAATTCAGTAATATTTGAAGTATGATCCATGGTGAAGCTAGGCATCTTGTCCAGCTTAACAGGGTTGTTCTTGCCTCCAACCAACTTAGCAGGATTCCCAACAACAGTAGTCCTAGGAGGAACATCCTTAATCACCACAGAACCAGCACCAATCTTAGCACATTCACCAACCTTAATGTTCCCCAAAATACAAGTCCTGCACCAATCAAAACCCCATCACCAATCTTTGGATGCCTATCACCAGAAGCTTTACCAGTTCCACCCAAAGTCACACTATGCAAAATTGGCACATTGTTACCAATCACTGCAGTTTCACCAACCACTAATCCAGTTACATGATCAAGCAGAATCCCGCTTCCAATCTTAGTACCGGGATGAATATCAACCGCGAAAACCTCGGAAACTCGGTTCTGGACCATAACTGCCAAGACTTTTCTTCCTTGAAGCCATAGCTTATGAGCAACTCTATGAGATTGGCATGCTAAGAAGCCTTTGAAGTTCAAGAAGCAAGGCACATGGCTTATGCAAGCAGGGTCTCTTTCCTTAACTGCTTTGAGATCATCCTTCACAGAATCCATGATTTCTTGGTCAGATttcaagatcccaacaaaaagaTCAAAGAGTGTGTTACTTGGATGGAAGGCTTGCACTGCTTAATCTGTTAGCAAGGTGATTGGCCAAAGCAGATTCCAATGAATCATGAGACAGAATTGAGGATTGGTAGTAACTATTCAGAATAGGTTCCTCAGTTACATCAAGTTCAGCCTCTTCCTTCATCTTCGGCCATAGATCCACAGCTTCATTTTCTTGAACTTCCTCAAGAAAAGTAGGGGTAGTCTGAAGAGTTTTCACCTGGTACTTGCAAACACCATCAGTGAAATTGTTTCTGAAGATTTTTGACCCCTTGAATTATTTTTGGTCAACTTTGAACTTGAAGCATCAATTGAAGCAGAAGACTTAGAAGGCAAGGTTTTAGGTGAAGGAAGAGGAGTGAGAGGAGAAAAAGGGGTGTGGCGAGTTAAGAACTTTGGATTGAGAAGAAACAGAAGAGAGAATTGGGTTAGTGTTGGGTTGACAAAGGTCAGAAAGGTTTTATTAATTACCAAATAATGTATTATTTGATGCTTTATGTTGTATATACTATATACTTTTTATATAAGGTCAGAAAGGTCTAGGGCCTACAAAATCATATAATAATTTCGTTTGCACAATCTTTGAATTAGAAAGCAAGCTTATCTTATTCTTGACCGGAACATCAatataaaccaacaaaaaaaaaaaaaaagcagcagcAATAATTGTGGTCAAGCAACATAAAGAAGAAGTAGCTACAAACTTGTATATGTTTTAATTTTCGCCCTCTTTTGTATTCGTAAACTCATAATTATATTAACTTCTTTTAAGAACTATCATGttattttattcatttactaaagGTTAGTGAAGGATTGCAAAGAAATTAAAAGTATGTGTTTTGCAATTCTTAACTTTTTTGTAATGAAATCTCACCGATGAATTCATCATCTTTAGACCAGTCTACATAACGAAAGAAATATACTTGCTTGTTTTCATCAATTTTACCTGTTTAGAGTATTATTGTATATGACTATAACTTCAGTTAGCGATAAGTACCAATTTACAAACAATTATATATGAAATGATTAAAAAACATGCTCCATGTAAGGTCAAAATTCATATTAATGCACCTCTTTTTTATAAAGATTATTTTAACCAAAATATTGTTGTAATTCATTCTACAAGCATTACAATTTGAAATGTTTAAATGTTACAACTCTGTGGACTAAGTCTATAGGGTTGAAATAAATAATGatataaataaatagatataggTAAATACAGGCTTTACTAACTTGAAAAAGTAAAATATTCTAGGATTCCTTCATTATAAATTACACTTGATTTGCATGTGGATCAATCACATTACAAACACAGAATAAAAATTCACACCTTACATGCCGTAAAATGTCGATAGCTCAGAGCTTGACCTCTACATCCACACCAGCAGGAAGATCAAGCTGCATCAGAGAATCTATTGTTTGTGCTGTAGGATACAAAATATCAATGAGACGCTGATGTGTTCTGATCTCAAAATGGAATCGAGCATCCTTATGTACATGTGGCGATTTAAGAACACAATAAATTCTCTTCTTAGTTGGCAATGGTACAGGACCCATGGTTTTTGCATTGGTATTCCTTGCTGCATCTAGTATCTGCTTGCAAGAATCCTCTATCAAGGGCACCCAGTAAGACCTAAGTTTGATTCTAATCTTCTGCTTAGGCGCCATCTGAAAATGGAGGGAAAATTTCAGATAAACTGAAATTGATAAGGAATTAAGGAAAACAGTTACCAATCGGGAACAAGATATAACAAAGTTGATGAATATACCGTATCCGGATCACCACCAATGCTAATTGAGGAAGTGGTACGAGTGTCTGAATCTCCAACCTTAAAAAACAAcacaacaaaatcaacaaaaccacCAAATTGATTCAGGAGAAGTATGAATGGATATCATTCATTCATAGCTAGGCCGgatatcattttctttttttcacagAATATGATTTCTTATTAACACTCTTGGAAATTCAGTTCCAAAAACTGTGAATTTACAAAGACCAAATAACATTGTTTGATTCATGTATACAACTCAATCTAGTGGGAAAGGATTATATTTATAAATCAGTACTTACAAGTTCATTGTACATTCCAATCTTAAACCCTCAACAGAAACTTGCCTTTGATAAGTGTGTCTCTTAGCTTGAACTATAAAATTTTAACCTAAACATATGCATAGCTATCCTTTCCTAGAACATTATATCCACCTAATGGTAGAAATTTTCTATCTAGGCTCCTTGTCCTAATCCATAATTGAATCCACAAAACTAAAGGAAAATCATAGAGCTAAGATCATTCATTCGCTAAGTTCATTCATTCAACGTTGAATTCAATCTCATTCTAGTGACCAAGCACTCTGAGAAACAAATCAAacaacatatatagatatatactATATTACATTGCACAATTTCCAATTATCATTTTCACCATCCAGAAAACTCAAGTTATCCGAATTCGAATGAACAAAAAATGAAGAAATGCGATATGCACAGACCTGAAAGGTGGTGGCCTCAGATTCATCATCACCAAGGGTTTCTGGAGGTACGTCTAGCGGTTCCTCGGAATCCAAAACTTCAGGCGCGGCATAAACCCTAGTTGATGAGTGAAGCAGCTTAGGGGTTCTGAGCTTGAAGGTGTTACCAGATTGAAAGCACAAAGCCGAAAACTTTGGGTTGGAAGAGAGCGAGGAGGAAgaggtagagagagaaagaggaggaaGTAGCGCCGCAGAGAGAGAAGAAACCATCGCCATCGAAGAAGCTCTGAGGTGAAGAAGCTCCTCTACACTAAGTttgcgagaaccggaccagtCAATAAACCGATAAGGTCACTGGTTTAACGGCTCACTGATTCGACTGGAATTCAATCAGAATTCAACCGATTTAATTAATTATCACAGCGTTTAGCAAAAAAAATTAACTCAGCTTACAAACTTTCATCACAGTGCTTACAAAACTACTCAGCAAACCAAATTAACTCagcaaacaaaaaatttatgaaTAGAATTAAGTCAATTAACTCAGCAACAGAATTATCACAGTGCTTATGAACAAATATGaacaaaattatgaataaaattatgaaCAGCAAACAGAAATTTTAtgaacaaaattaacaaactacACAACATTTAATATTATCATTGTTTATGAACAAATATGAGCAAAATTATGAACAGCAAACAGAAATTTTATGAACAAAATTCACAAACTACACAGCATTCAATATTATTAGTGCTTATGAACaagtataaataaaaaagtgaACAAAATTATGAACAGCAAAGTGACTGTGTTTAACAAACTACACAGCATTCAATATTCTCAATATTCAATGTTCTCAATTTATCAGAGTACTCACCGGCTGCGACGAGGAAGGGCAGTGACAGAAACACAACGGcgacacacagagagagagatcTCGAACAGAGGAGACGGCCAACGAGCTTCCAAACGACGGCGACGGCTGCGGTGGCTGTGTGAGTAGGTGTGGCTGCGGTGGTTTCCTTCTTTATCCATttgttttctaaattattatttagaAAATAGTTTGGGCCTAATTACTGTTCGAGGCCCATAACTCAGTGTTCAACTTCATGTGGATCATTGTTGAAGATACAGCCCAATTTATTGACCAAAAACGGTACTGCCCAATTTCAATTTTTGTTACATTCTATTTATTTCGACAGtaacaattttatattttaacaataACACTAAGCGCAGCCGAGGCTTGGGTTGGATGGTCACCTTGTGTGCCTCCCATAGAGCTGCACCGGGTTCAAGTCCTCATGGAGGAATATAGAACTATTTAAGTGTACTCCCAtgtagtgtgtgtgagtgtgttgtgtGGGTGTGTAATACATAGGTGTATGGATGTAATGCCTAAAATTGGGGTTGTCTAAtccacttgaccaaaaaaaaaaaaaaaacaataacacTAAGCAATAACCTTAAGTCCTTAACCCACTAACTGTGaataccctctctctctctctaagacTTCATGCCCAACCAGCAGCTGCAGCCGGCGCCCAGCCCCGCCGTCGCCGAACTCTTCTCCTCACATTGTCGTCGGCAGTGACAGACAGAGGGTCAGATCGAAGTTCTTCTCCTCTACGTCGTCGCCTCTGGACTTGCAGATCGAAGCTTGTGGCCGTCTTCTCTACGTCGACATAGTCTCCTCTTCAAGCCCGATCAGTTTGATTCCTCCCTCGCTGGTAAGTTTGCTCGATCCTCGTCTGTGTCTCGCCTTTCCTCCCTCGCCGTCAGCTTGGTTTCTCTCTCGCGGGTTTCGTTCCTCTTTCACCATATGTATGGTTCCTCCTTCGCGGATTTCGTTCCTCCTCCGTCACCGTATACTTGgttcatttttttctttgttaatttCTATGATTTTAAATTTCTTTGTTTGTATGATTCTGAACCTGAAATATTCAATTAATGAGTGTctgattattttgttattttttttaattaattttgtatgaaaaattaTGATAATAATTGATTTCATGTCCTTATTGTTGATGCTGTTCTGTTTGTTAAATGGCTCTGTTGATGGTAGTACTTTGTTAAACTTtttgatggttaatttttttttgctgaGTTAATCTTCTGATCGTGGTGTTATGTATTTTGCTGAGTTAATTTGTTTAAAACCAATTCTAATTGTGGTGTGGAGATGGAAcaacttaaaataaatttttaatgataaattataaataatttattatataaaattataaaattttaaattttattaatttaaaaattattaaatttaaatatttaaaattatatattaaatttttaataatttattttatatttaactaaACTGGTTGACCCTCGGTTGAATTtcggttaaattttttatttttatttattttctaaagcaAATATGGATATGCTGCAACTTCTTCTAACTCCTATTAGTTAGTTCTGATCCCAGGCTCTTTGTTTGTTCTACCAACAAtagaaaacataaacataaaagaaaaaaatttacccTTTTTCATCCTTTGATGGAATTGAGACTTGAACATGAAAAATCCTATTTTTGTGGCTCCCTTTGAAAAAAATGGGATTCTTTACATCTGGGTCTTTTTGTATGCCACTTATGACTGAATGTATGGTATCTGTGTTGATAACTCAGATGTTCATGTTTTTCTAGTATTAAGGCATGTTTAGCTTTTGATTTGAGAGTTTTTGATTAACTTAGATAAGTTAGTTAGTTAAGAATGAAGGAAGTTGAACAAACTAATAGATTAGTTGTTGAAAGATGTCAGAGTTCTTAGTATTTTATCTCAGCCAGGGGATCAAGTTCAGAATAGGAATTTAATGGTGGAAACTGGTGAAAGCTGTGTTATTAAGGTTCAAGAAAGTTGCTTTTTTGCTTCACAATGGTTTGGGTCATGCAAGAGTGAGGAAGCATAGAAAGCTTCAAGTACCCTTTTCTCAAAGCATACTCTTAGATAACCCGAATTGCTTCAAGAACAACAACCACCACCTTAATCATGATCAATCAAAGAAAGTACTGATGCTGCCTGAAATTTTGATAATCCTTGTTAATCTTTGAAAAAGTTTGTTGCTCTTGTGTAACTTTTTATTGTGTTATTGTGATTTGATTATTGGTGTtgctttattttaaattttaattggtGTTGTTGTCTTGTAAGTTGTAATTTGCTATAATTTCGTGTAATTTTTTCTTAGTGTGCTGATCttataatttgttaattgttcttgtgttATATGTTAACTTGTTTTAATTCTTTGTTGTGTTTGTCCTTGTGGTACGAATTCTTCTTATTTGAAGGCTTTCTTTTTGGTTGTGAATAAGCCGGCATTTGACTTAGATAAACTTTTCTATGATGCTgtttttatatatgaatatttaattattttttaattctaagtCATTCAATTCGTCTGTTAGGTACTATGCCTCTAGCTTCATTATTGTCATTCATCAGTGATTAATTGAACtccaatttattttattgcctCTACTTCATTTGTCTTAGTTTAAGGTGGATATGAGTTTTTTAAATATGGTGATATGGTGACAAAGTTTTATCTttgtttctatcttattttccCATATAAAGTATGAGTATCATGTCATtatgcaataataataatttaatcttaGTCATCAAATGATATACATCATGGTACTTGGATgtttgcttcttattttctggGAAGTTCATCAGTTTCTTGGCTATCCCTTTTAATACTTCGAGACTTCATTTATTCAAGTTTCGGCAAATGCTACATTATTTATTTGAGTTTTGACAAATGCTACATTATTTCTTCAGAGATTAAAGATTGATTGTTAATATTTTGATGTTTGGACTTTTTtaggatatttatttataatttatttattattttactataaatAATTTTTCTAGTTGAACCACGGTTGGACTGGTTGAACTAGTGAACCAGTGAAACAGTGACTAGAGCAGCTTGATGACCGATCCAGTTTTCAGAACTTTGGTTTATATTaagactataattatgttttattgtgtttatttatattttatttattattttattataaaacgattaTTCCGGTTGAACCATGGTTGAATCGGTTAGACCAGTGAATCAATGACTTAATGCGGTTTGATGACTggaccgattttcagaaccttgataatgAACGTGGATGGTGAATTGCCGAATATAAAGAGGTGGATTGTGTTGTACCCTATTTACATGAATTCGAAGAAGACGATGGCAGAAGGAAGACGAATTGGACTCAGCAAAGCTTGCGAGAATCCCACGTGTGCTGAAATTGGCGATTGCTGCAGCTATCTGAAACTCCCTTTTGCAATTGAGgtatctttaaaaaatttaaaatttttgggttTTATGAATATTTATTGCTATTAGATTTTTATTTATGTATGATAACTTTGTTGATGAACACAGATTGACAAGGCTTACCCGCGTGATTTCATGCAAAAAGGGAGAGTGAGGGTGTTGCTAAAGAAGGAAGATGACACTCTTTTTAATCCCACTATCTCATCCAGTAAGTTGTTCAATATAGATTTGTAATCAAATTTTTGTGACTACCCATTTTACTTTATGTTTATGTAAAGTTAAATCAATGTAGTACTCTGATATTGTTTTTCTCTAACATCAATAGCTGTTGGGTATTGGCTGAATCATGTGTCTTAGATAGTTCTTGATGTGTATGATATTGTCACTTGTAAAATTGAATTGTTTACTGTTGAATGTTCAATCCAAGTGTTCCTTGACTTTTGTTATCTACAAATAGTCATGGATTGGGTTGCAAACCTCAATATGAAATTCCCCTAAATCAATTAGATTAAAGTCTAGCCCAGGTGTTGCT from Arachis hypogaea cultivar Tifrunner chromosome 10, arahy.Tifrunner.gnm2.J5K5, whole genome shotgun sequence includes:
- the LOC112715117 gene encoding signal recognition particle 19 kDa protein, with amino-acid sequence MNVDGELPNIKRWIVLYPIYMNSKKTMAEGRRIGLSKACENPTCAEIGDCCSYLKLPFAIEIDKAYPRDFMQKGRVRVLLKKEDDTLFNPTISSRKQLMLRVADMVPKHHGRTKKQEAAVSTSNAGASNKSGKGGKKRR
- the LOC112715116 gene encoding small ribosomal subunit protein uS10c; this translates as MAMVSSLSAALLPPLSLSTSSSSLSSNPKFSALCFQSGNTFKLRTPKLLHSSTRVYAAPEVLDSEEPLDVPPETLGDDESEATTFQVGDSDTRTTSSISIGGDPDTMAPKQKIRIKLRSYWVPLIEDSCKQILDAARNTNAKTMGPVPLPTKKRIYCVLKSPHVHKDARFHFEIRTHQRLIDILYPTAQTIDSLMQLDLPAGVDVEVKL